One stretch of Cyclopterus lumpus isolate fCycLum1 chromosome 10, fCycLum1.pri, whole genome shotgun sequence DNA includes these proteins:
- the hnrnpaba gene encoding heterogeneous nuclear ribonucleoprotein A/Ba, translating into MSETEQQYMETSENGHEVDDDFNGADHTEETNDESAVNECKEEEEEEEGAGPDADADGNSQNGGTEGGQIDASKGEEDAGKMFVGGLSWETSKKDLKDYFTKFGEVTDCTIKMDQQTGRSRGFGFILFKDAASVEKVLEQKEHRLDGRVIDPKKAMAMKKDPVKKIFVGGLNPDTSKEVIQEYFGTFGEVETIELPQDPKTEKRRGFVFITYKEETPVKKVMEKKYHNVGGSKCEIKIAQPKEVYVQQQYGARGYGGRGRGRGGQGQNWNQGYNNYWNQGYNQNYGYGQQGYGYGGYGNYDYSAGYYGYGGGYDYNQGNTSYGKTPRRGGHQSSYKPY; encoded by the exons ATGTCTGAGACCGAGCAGCAGTATATGGAAACATCAGAAAATGGCCACGAAGTCGACGATGATTTTAACGGAGCCGACCACACCGAGGAAACGAACGACGAGAGCGCCGTGAATGAatgcaaggaggaggaggaggaggaggagggcgcaGGGCCCGACGCCGACGCCGACGGCAACTCGCAAAACGGTGGGACGGAGGGCGGACAGATCGACGCCAGCAAAGGCGAGGAAGATGCAGG GAAAATGTTTGTTGGTGGTCTCAGCTGGGAAACGAGCAAGAAGGATCTTAAAGATTACTTCACTAAATTTGGTGAGGTGACAGACTGCACCATAAAGATGGACCAGCAGACAGGCCGGTCAAGAGGCTTTGGATTCATTCTCTTTAAAGATGCAGCCAGTGTCGAAAAG gttcttGAACAGAAGGAGCATAGGCTAGATGGGCGAGTGATCGACCCCAAGAAGGCCATGGCCATGAAGAAAGATCCAGTCAAGAAAATCTTTGTGGGAGGCCTTAACCCTGACACTTCAAAGGAGGTCATTCAGGAGTACTTTGGGACCTTTGGAGAG GTCGAGACCATTGAGCTACCACAAGATCCAAAGACGGAAAAGAGGAGGGGATTCGTATTTATCACATATAAAGAAGAGACTCCTGTCAAGAAGGTCATGGAGAAGAAATACCACAATGTCGGTGGCAGCAAG TGTGAAATTAAAATAGCTCAACCCAAAGAGGTCTACGTGCAGCAGCAGTACGGCGCCCGTGGATACGGAGGACGCGGCAGGGGCCGTGGAG GCCAGGGCCAGAACTGGAATCAAGGTTACAACAACTACTGGAACCAGGGATACAACCAGAACTATGGCTACGGACAGCAAGGCTACGGATATGGCGGCTACGGCAACTATGACTACTCTGCTGGTTATTACGGCTATGGGGGTGGCTACGATTACA ACCAGGGCAATACAAGCTATGGGAAAACTCCAAGACGTGGAGGCCACCAGAGTAGCTACAAGCCATACTGA